The following is a genomic window from Sedimenticola thiotaurini.
GGTGGCTCAAAGGATGCCATGGAGCTGTTCGTCGCCTTCCGCGGCCGGGAGCCCCAGATTGACGCCCTGCTGCGCCACAGCGGGATCAGCCCATGACAGGCAGGGCGTTGAGAGGCGTTTTGCTGGCCCTGCTGCTGGGTGGCCTGACCCTCGGCAGCGCCCAGGGCGCCCGCATCACCGACAAACTGCTGGCCGGTTTCTATGCGGAGCCGGATAACAGCACCCAACCGATTCGGGTCCTGCCCAGCGACACGCCGCTGGAGCGGCTGGAAAAAAAGGGCAGCTTCACCCGCGTCCGCCTGGGCGACGGCAGTGAGGGCTGGGTGGAGAGCCGCTTCATCACCGATGAGAAACCGGCCCGCATCATGCTGCTGGAGCTGCAGGCTAAAAACAGCCAGTTGCAACAGCAGCTGCGGGCGGCGGAACAGCAGCTGAAAGCCCAGGGCAAGGATCAAGCGGTCGACAACGGCAGTGCCGATGATACGGTTTTGAACAGCCTGAAACAGCAACTGGCGGATGCCCGGGCCGAGAATGCCCGGCTGAAAACCCAACCTGCCCCCCGGGACAACGGTCCGTTGCTGGAACGGATCGCCGAGTTGGAGCAACAGCTGGCAGCCACCTCCGCCGGGACCACCGACAACAGCGAGCTGGAGCGGCTGCGCCAGGCCAATGAGAATCTGGAACAGCGTCTGGCCCAGATCGCCCGGCTGGCCGGCAGCAATCAGCCATTGCCAGCCGGCGGATCCCCGGACCGCTTCGAGGCGTGGCAACTGCCACTGCTGTTGCTGGCCATGCTGTTCAGCTTTATCGGCGGTGTGGCGTTTAAAAATTACCGCCTGGCGCGGCGCTATGGCGGCCTCCGGGTCTAGGAATTTATGAAATATTCAGATCTGCGTGACTTTATTGAACAACTGGAGGCGCTGGGCGAGCTGAAGCGGGTCAGGGTCGAGGTGGATCCCCACCTGGAAGTGACCGAGATCTGCGACCGCACCCTGCGTGCCGGGGGACCGGCCCTGCTGTTTGAGCGGGTCAAGGGCTCCCGCTTTCCGCTGCTGGGCAACCTGTTCGGCACGCCCCGCCGGGTGGCACTGGGCATGGGCGAGGAGTCGGTGGAGGCGCTGCGGGAGGTGGGCCGGCTGCTGGCCATGCTGAAGGAGCCGGAACCACCCAAGGGGATGAAGGATGCCTGGTCCAAGCTGCCGGTATTCCGCAAGGTGCTGGACATGGCGCCCAAGGAGGTCAAACGGCCACCCTGTCAGGCGGTGGTACTGGAAGAGCCGGAGATCGACCTGGCAGAGCTGCCGATCCAGACCTGCTGGCCCGGGGATGCGGGGCCGCTAATCACCTGGGGCCTGGTGGTCACCCGGGGGCCGGAGAAGAGCCGGCAGAACCTGGGCATCTACCGCATGCAGGTGATCGGCAAAAACCGGGTGATCATGCGCTGGCTGTCACACCGGGGCGGTGCACTGGACTTCCGGGAGTGGCAACAGCGCCATCCGGGCGAGCCGTTTCCGGTCAGTGTCGCCCTGGGGGCCGACCCGGCCACTATCCTGGCGGCGGTCACACCAGTACCGGACACCCTCTCCGAGTACGCCTTTGCCGGCCTGTTGCGCGGCAGCCGCACCGAGGTAGCCCACTGCCTGACC
Proteins encoded in this region:
- a CDS encoding TIGR04211 family SH3 domain-containing protein — protein: MTGRALRGVLLALLLGGLTLGSAQGARITDKLLAGFYAEPDNSTQPIRVLPSDTPLERLEKKGSFTRVRLGDGSEGWVESRFITDEKPARIMLLELQAKNSQLQQQLRAAEQQLKAQGKDQAVDNGSADDTVLNSLKQQLADARAENARLKTQPAPRDNGPLLERIAELEQQLAATSAGTTDNSELERLRQANENLEQRLAQIARLAGSNQPLPAGGSPDRFEAWQLPLLLLAMLFSFIGGVAFKNYRLARRYGGLRV
- the ubiD gene encoding 4-hydroxy-3-polyprenylbenzoate decarboxylase, producing MKYSDLRDFIEQLEALGELKRVRVEVDPHLEVTEICDRTLRAGGPALLFERVKGSRFPLLGNLFGTPRRVALGMGEESVEALREVGRLLAMLKEPEPPKGMKDAWSKLPVFRKVLDMAPKEVKRPPCQAVVLEEPEIDLAELPIQTCWPGDAGPLITWGLVVTRGPEKSRQNLGIYRMQVIGKNRVIMRWLSHRGGALDFREWQQRHPGEPFPVSVALGADPATILAAVTPVPDTLSEYAFAGLLRGSRTEVAHCLTNDLQVPASAEFVLEGYLYPDDMAPEGPFGDHTGYYNEVDHFPVFTIERISHRRDPIYHSTYTGRPPDEPAILGVALNEVFVPILQKQFPEIVDFYLPPEGCSYRMAVVSMKKQYPGHAKRVMLGIWSFLRQFMYTKFVIVTDDDVNVRDWNDVIWAMTTRMDPARDTTLIENTPIDYLDFASPVSGLGSKIGFDATNKWPGETQREWGRPITMDAAVKQRVDEIWESLDISNPND